Below is a window of Impatiens glandulifera chromosome 2, dImpGla2.1, whole genome shotgun sequence DNA.
AGAAGtgaaaagtaaaattttaatatttaaatgcacctttgttaacaatattttataacataacaCGAGATGTGTTTACAAATTAAAagcaataataaaaaaaatacatgtatggagagaaataataataaaaaagtaaaattaaataaatattaatttaacaattgaattaaatttatataaatataaagggcaaaaatatcttttacattttatacaatatttttatattataaatcaaacacaaaattataaaatatatacaatttataaccttaaataacatatataacttatacctctTAATACttcttataattaatattatataactaataCCATTCCTTAAATAACAAAATGTGTTTGTCAATATATCAGTCTCATTTCAAATTGATCAATATGATATTTTGAGTAAAAGTTTGGTTAATGCTTATGTTGGAAATCTTATCTCtgataattataagaaaattgtACAGACTACAATTGTGTCATAAATATTCGacaacgaaataataaaatgaatgaactCTATTTTGCTATCTCTTGTCATGTGAATCACAATGATCTCATATATGCGGTCTCCTATTTGCTTATAAGTATCCGAATGGTTACCACTGTCATCTTAGGAAGACAAAAAGAATACttagatttgatttttgaaattcataGATGAAGTTTTTAGATTGTATtgttgaaatttgaattttataattttttttttttaagaaaatatatcaaGCTTTTCAGtccaaatttattaaaatcttgAGTTTAGTCTGACTTGAagtaaacaaatttaaattagcAAACTCtaccatttaaaattataagaagaaatgttaatttatatttaaaaattaaataaaatattatttatttaaataaaagaattataataattaattttataaatattttttttataatgtcattttttattattatttaattaattttatatttaattatatatatattttaaaaataaatatataatttttttaattaaatataaaaataataatattatataactaatatattattaatttaactttttataattttaaatgaattattttatttttattttttaaaaatagaaaaacgaGAATATGAATCAAACTAAACAAATCCTaaccttattaaaaaaaaaaacatgcatCAAACAAAATAGTGTACTTTAACCCTACTAGTAACTACATCAATATTCAATTTCCTTCATTAGTAGGGATATTCTTGATTTtactagtttttttaataagatattCACATATTATATTGGTGTTAATAATACATTGTTATCcctaactaattataaaacaaataagcTAGATTACACCAGGACCTCTTTCACAATTAATTTGCATAGAAAGCAATTGGTGGTTTTCATTCATCAATAACTTGCATTGAAATCAATTCAATCAATAGGTgtttttcatacaaaattaaacCAACAAAACTGTGCATTTGTATTCAATtccacaaaataaaatatgcaaATTCAATGCAAGAGATGTAACAAAAGTTTTATTATTGGAAAGAAAGGCAAACCTAAACATCTTTTATGATCTTGTTTGAAGCAAAATCAAGATATGATATTACAATATCTGCAGTTTTGATACCAGAGCAGATTGCTTTAGCAACTGATAAACCTTCCTTATGATTACCTGCATAAAAAAACCCTGGAAGACTCTTTTCCATCTTTTCAATAGCCGATAAAACCGAATCATAATCTCTACCATAAAGGGGAAACGCTTCTCTCCAATACCGATGACTAACAAAACCGGGATCTCCTTCCACACCCAACAATTGTCTCAAATCATCAGTCACAATTTGCTTCAACTCATCCCTTGAAGCTTTTGCTAGTTCAATATTTCTACTCCCCCCAACAAAAGTTGTATATAGATATTCATCATTATGTGCACGACCAGGAAACATCATTGAAGAAAAGAGCGTGCCAAGGCTTTTAAAACCATTCTCTTGCTCCTTTGATGGAATCAAAACCCCAAATCCTTCAAGTGGTCGCTTAACATTCGCTTTCTTGAATGTGGTAATTATAACAGATAAAGGCAGATAACTCACATCTGGTATAAAGTCAAGAAGAAATGGTTTCTCTCTTTTCACAATCTTCATCTGTTTAAGATTCCCAAGTGGAGCTGTCATGATCACAGCATCGAAACAAGGattcattttcatttgattttgatttggaGAATATGAAACAGACCAATTGCTGCTTCCATAAGTCAATTCTGAAACCTTGGAGTGAAATTTGAATTCATCTTCTCCAATCTCTTTACATAATGTATCAACAAGTGTCTGCATTCCCCCCATGAATGAGAATGAACCACGAAAACGATTGTTCTTCCCCTTCTTATTAGACATCGATAATTTTGACTGAATTGCACCCACTATTACAGAGCCATACCTCTTCTCCAAATCCCACAATTCAGGAAATGCATGGCGAATAGAAAGTGAATCTGGGTCTCCTGCGCTTGTACCTGCTACAAAAGGGTCAATTATATAATCAACAACCTCTTTTCCAAAATGACGTTGGAAGAATGAACCCACACTTTCATTTCTATCAGAAATGCTCCCGTTCTTCTTCCATAAAAACGGTTCCAGTATAATCTGGACCTTGGATTGAACAGAAAGGAAATGGGTTTTCATCAAAGCAATGGGATTCGTAGGTAAAAGTACAGGTACTCGATTCCTAACAATATACCGCTTTTTATGAGAAATTGGAAATTGTTGTTTCTCTCGAAGTCCTCGTAGATTATCAAGCAAATAACTGACCTCATAATCACTCTCTGTCATTGTATTTGCACCTTCATCCCATATCAATCCATCTTTTGAAACACTTTTCAATTTCCCACCTGCTTGTCCTTCGGATTCAAATATAGTTACATCTAAACCATGTGCTTTCAACTTATATGCTGCGGCGAGACCGCTCACACCAGCCCCAACAACAGCAACTCTTTTCGCAGGACTCCTATCATCGTCTTCTTCAGCTGCCGGAGACATTTAATTTTCTGTTCGCCGCGATCTCTGGATAAGATTAGTAAGGAAATGAAGAAGAACGCAGGAACAGGTGGAGAAGATCCACAAATGCTTGATCCTGTGTGCTAGAAGCCGCCTATTTGCGACTAAccattaaatataatataatttattagtttatgtttatttaatggttattatttataaaaaataagatcaaTTATAAGtagcattatttatatataaatattttgaaaaaaaggtaatatttttccaatttaattaattttgaatttattttgtgttgtaaaaattaatttcaatcaCATCTACAAAGCAAGAACATTAGTCTTTTGCAGAGTTATTGGAAcaaggttttaaaatattggaacaaggttttaaaatacCCGGTTGGATCGCCGGTTCAACCGGTCCGACCGTGAAACGGTTGAAGGGACGGTCCGGTTTTTTACTTTAATGCGGTCACCTTTTgaaccggtcaaaatccggtCTGACCGGACGGTTCAACCGAAAAACGAACCGGAAATATCCGCTCCGAAAGGTCATAATTTTAAACAGTAAAACTCTGGACCTCTTCTCTCTCTCAAGACTGATCTATCtcttctcctctctctctctcaagaCTGATCTACCTCTTCTCCTCTCTCTCAAGACTGATCTACCTCCTCTCTCTCAAGACTGGATCATCGGCCTTCAAGAAGAAGACATCAGTGGGAGTCTGGCGGCGGTGGTGGTGATAAAACTTGAACAGCCGTCTCAAATCTCAAACAACAACTCAAATTAATAACTCTAACCCCTATTTTCCCATTACGAAGGATTCTTTCACTTAAACAATTATTACATTCCTGCTTCTTTCACTTAAGCAATTACTACATTCCTGCTCTGTCAAATCCGGAGTGCACTGCATCATCGCATATAGGGTCCTGAAATCTGGTCCTTCCTTATTCCTCGTCGCAAATTTCCGACGCGAGCCGCCAGCCGCTGCCTTAACCATTAGATCGTTGAGCAACGACCGTAAGTCCTGATTGAAGTGGGAGATGTAGCACCACCAATAAAGTAGCATGTTATCGAAGACATCTGCAACATTCGATGAAATCTTGAAGGAGACCCACCGATAAGGACATCATCGTGGATGGTGTTCTTGTCCATCTTAGCATCCCTCAAACACTTCTCAACTGGTTTCATACACTTTCTGAACAAATCCATTTTCAAGTCCTCAAATCTTGCACTGGTGATGGTTGAATAGAAATCAATACCCTCAAACAATGAATCAATCAGACCTGGGGTTGGGGTTTCCACTGATGTCCTTCTTGCATAGACACTCACCTTGACGTCCTTCTTATAGAGACACCATCTTGGGTGTAGAGTTTATTCACCAAGTGGTGACCTGGGAGTTTCGTTGATCTACATACATCCAactgttatataaatatattatatattgattatattcTAATCAATAGAGATGGAAGAAGGCGGAGAGAGGAGAACTTAAATTTCATGAGTTTAAAATTCGGTTCAACTTCGCCCAGAAAACCGGGCTGATAACCGGAACAGTTTTCAAAACCTTGATTGGAACAATCATTATACACGAATCTAATAAcagaagaaaaagaatatatatcatttgctagaattaacaTAGAGGTGAATTTTTGTAGTACATTGCCGAATAATATGATAGTGGTCGACAAGAAAGGACAATCTAATGTCATGagaatcacttatgagtggagaccGGATAGATGTGCATTCTGCAATACTTTTCAACATGCCAACACGTAATGTGCTCAAGCTATGGAAGAAGAGCAGAAGATATTGAAaggtaaaaaacaaaaaatcaagaaaaagaaacagGAGAGTCTAAaagtaaagagaaaaatatggaggaagagaaaaagaCAGAAACCAAAGAGGActctgaaaatgaagaaaataatgaaattaaagaaaaaatgttaaaggagtttctgttgaagaagaaaataaatatagcaATGAAACAGAGAATGAAGAAGTTGAAGgaagttgattttcaaacaagTCAAGTTGTAATACAGAAAACCAGAGAAGAGGATACTCAGAATAATCAAGCTGGAGTAGAGTTTACCAAGGTTGTTACAGATGATACCATAAATGAAGCTGAAGGAAGCAAATACAAGAATTTTGAGACTGAtatagaaattcaagttgagaacaacaaggtgaagaacctaaaaatcctgaaaaataattatttctatcaaatcagaacgaattcatataaagaaaaaatcaaaatgagaatatacGGTATTCATTAACCTCTTTAGTTCATCCtctttcattgcaagaggaaggggaagatgAAGACAATCTGTTGATACAATATgtttgaatgaaaataaaaatcctgattggaataattatgatttgatacaatttataatctttgtttgtaatatctgtttgtatgtttgattgctactaatcagaTTTTTTAAGGTCGTTTAAttatcatcttttaatcatagctaaggtttgtctagctttaatCCTTAACCCTCCCATTtcgagattttaatgaaatgttttaaccgttttccaataaataaatatatttaaaactacaaaaattcatttatatgagtttaaaatttaattttgtttatttgaaggATTTATGGTACGTTTGGATTATTGGAATTGACATtggaattccaattccaattctataagaattgacattgaattataattcaattcctatgATTGAGAAAactatagaattgtaattcagtctcaatttttttgtttgtaaaaaagaatataataaaaataattttaatatatattacctatttattaaaatattgatttgacacAACCAATTATAATAACTCAAGGGTTAAAAGTTTTTTTAGGTttcgattttcattaaaaaaatatctgttcaatatattaactttatatattaaaaaaaatatcggttcgacattttaacttcctaaattcaaaaaacaaaatattggtttaacatgttaacttcttaaattaaaatatatattagtttcaaGATGTTAACttactatatttttaaaaaacatcgATTCGATATTTTAACAtcctaaattctaaaaataaaaatatcgattgaaaactttaatcgtgttttaatgatcaaattataagttattttgtttgaaaaaacataaaaaaaattggaattacaattccgataTAAAGAAAGGGAGGTGCTTTTCCCACCCCCTCCCATATTCCTACATCCCTCCCTCACTCCTTAATTAAttccaaaattacttatttatccctaccacctttatatatttacatttcttattttatttattttatttattttattttatttaattattaagttttttttattaaatataattaattaattattttttagtatttttttaactttatttatttaattaaaaatacaaaatattattatttttatattataattatttaaaatatattaaatatttaaatgtttactaatttaacaaaatataaatatttaatattttattatattaattatatatttttttaaatacttaccaaaataattttttttataatgtttgactaattattaaaatataatatcattaagtaaaatattattaattattaatctaatcataatattttacttaataatattatattttaataattagtcaaacattataaaaaaaattgatttttataagtatttaaaaaaaatatataattaatataataaaatattaaatatttatattttatgaaattaatacacatttcaatatttaatatattttaaataattataatataaaattaataatattttgtatttttaattaaataaataaacttaaaaaatattaaaaattaattaattatatttaataaaaaaaacttaataattaaataaaataaaataaataaaataagaattgtaaatatataaaggtggtaaggataaataagtcatttttgaattaattaaagagtGAGGTGGGGGGTGGGAATATGGGAGGGGGTGGGAAAAGCAAAAATagaattgagaactataaaattacactaaattgaattccattggtaatttcaatttcaatttcaattcttaatacTAAGGGCACTTGTAGTAGATGTTCTATTAGGTGTTCTATAtctaaaatagaaatagaaaactAAAAATTACAACAAATTTGATCTACATTAGATGGactatacttaaaaaaatttagccCAAATGAACAGCAGTGTTCTATATATAGAACACCACTTTTCATGTTCTATACTCAAAACTGACGACATAAttattctctctcatctttTTTTCTCAAAACTGGCAGGAACAttattctctctcatctttTTTTTCACATAGTAGAGAAAGCATAGTCCATGTACTCTTTTTGTCACTTTTCTTTGGATATATGTTGGaacaatataacataaaaataaaaaataaaaaataaaaaataaaaaaaggaacatataacatctaacattcaTATCAAATAAAACACCAATACAAAGATTCaataaagtaaagaacataaATGACAAAATAACATTAAGACACACATCATTCCTCACTATATAAATTCCATAGATGTTCCACTATATCATCTTGAAGTTGACGATGCATTTCTCTATCTCTGATCTCGTCAAGGGATTGCATAAAGTTCATAAGTTCTGAAGTATAAGTGCGTGTTACAATGGGAATCGGAGGACTTGAAGGGATTTGTTCATATTAACAGATATCCGGCTGTGGGTGAAGTTCCCGCTCATCCTCGACAATCATATTGTGCATGATAATACATGCCAACATGATCTTCTTGAGTGTGGCACAGTCATAAAACCGTGCAGGACCACGGACAATTGCAAATCTGGCTTGTAGCACACCAAAAGCACGTTCAACGTCCTTTCTAAAAGATTCTTGAGCAGTAGTGAAATATTTGGTCTTACGATTCATTGGTAATGTAATTGCTTTGACAAATGTTGCCCATGGAGGATAGATCCCATCAGCTAAATAATAACCCAGATTGTAGTCGTGACCATTAATCGAATAGTTAACTGAAGGGCCCTTGCCTCTTGTTATTTCAGAAAACACATGTGATCGTTCTAGCACATTGATATCATTATGTGATCCCGGTAACCCAAAGAATGCATGCCAAATCCATAAATTATAAGATACTACAACTTTTAAGATAAGTGTAGGTTCATGACAGTGACCTGTAAACATACCTTTCCAAGTAGTTGGACAATTTTTACACCTCCAATGCATGCAATCGATACTACCCAACATTCTTGGAAAGCCACGAGCTTCACCGACTTGAAGCAATTTTACAATGTCATCCGAGTTTGGCTTTCGTAGATACTCCGTACCACGAGCATTTCTTTTTTGTTGAAAGTATGGATCATGTACTTCCACTACCGAGTGAATCCGCATGAATAACTCACGTCTCATTAAGAATCTCCTACGAAATATTTAATCTGGAAAAACTGGCGATGTAGCAAAATAATCATTGAATAAGCGTTGATGCCCTTGCAAAGTGTCACGATCAATAGATGTCCGTGATTGTCGGGAGTTTTCACCTTGTGCCTCGATTTTTTCTCTTTCACGTTTGAAGGCTAGAATTTGAATCATATCATCGTCATCATCGCATCCGTACAAATAATCTTTCAAAACATTAATGTTGCCACTCATTGTGTAGGATAAAGCTTAAAGTGTGGTCaagaatgaatgaacaaaaactttatttatagtTGGATTTCGAAATATGACCGCTGGAAAATAGCCGttggaatttgaatttgaaattgaaattgaaatttgaatctaaattttttttatagaacaTGCCAATGAAATATAGGCGttggaatttgaatttgaaattgaaatatagGTGTtggatttgaatttgaaatataggCGTTAGAATATAGccgtttgaattttaaaaagtagttacaagttgttttttaattttgcaaaaaataaatattttaatgttataggTATATAGATAGAAATGCTGTTGTAGAGTATTTTGAATTGAGATGGTGTAAAAtagatatatgtattttttaatattattttaaagggTCTACTAAACTTAAGAATTGGAATATGACCCtccaattctaatttcaatgcCAATTTCAGGGTTACCAAACACACCGATCAAATGTATAAACTATTGCAAATCGACGAACACATAAATTGATAACATCAATTAggtgagaaaaaaaatagttttgataaaatatcatcaaatattgagtttatgatcaaattaccaatcaaattatataaaattcaacttttacataatattacttattgttaatttagaaaaatgacAATAGAATGTGGAGGAGCCTTGAACCAACCTTGAAGTAGGACTCGAAGAAGggatatttacaaaataaaaatactaaaattttacGTAACcaatttatttgtgttttttatatatagattgaTTTCGACTATTTAGTAAAAATTTACATttacagaaaataaaaattaatataattaattattttaaaaaatattattatgataaatgattggacaaacatttataaattatttaaatagattaaaacGATTactattatgataaataattgaacaaacattagaaaataattaaataaattaaaattatgtggtaattgttatttttctatttaaatttatgtcaattctaaaattattctttaaaatatatagtatttcaatttatatttttataataataaataaatctcaaatacaTTTATGTTGTTTTGGAAACGGAGTAACTTAGCCATCTATCGAAACCGGACTAAAACTATTTGTAACCAACagtttttttgagaaataaaaatgggacaacgaattaagtatgtagtttgcaaatacacttaaccatttaactaggtgtagaacttgccgcctgacgggctcgaactcaGGAACTTAGagttagtatccacctcttattacCGATGTAACCAATAGTTAAATACATGGTAGTTGGGTCATCTGGGCCAGTCTAGTTCTACTGCTACCAAATTGTCTATTCCTCTGTTCCGGACTAATTAGAATTGaacatgaatattatattaataaattatgtttgggctaaaaagaattatattcaGAACCCGGAAATAACACCGCTTCCTTCCTGGTTCAACCCAAGAAAGCGCATaaaggtgaagattgcttcacttcCATTCACTAAAGTGCGATTGCTTCACAatgtaaatagaagtgaagcaatcttcactcATGTGCACTTGATTCACTTCCTTTTACattgtaaatagaagtgaagaTGTGCGTTTGTTTCACTTCCTTTATattgtaaatagaagtgaaacaagtTTCACTTATGTGCGATTGCATacgttttatttatattgtaaaagGAGTGAAGTAAACTTCACTATGTGAGCttactttacttttatttacattgtaaatagaagtgaagctAGCTTCATTGAAGTGCACTTGCTCCACTTTtatttacaaatgtaaataaGAATGAAGCTAGTTTCACTAAAGTGCGCTTCCTCATGTTTTAGTTACATtataaatagaagtgaagcTAGATTCACTGAAGTGTGCTTGCTTCACTTTTATTAACAatgtaaatagaagtgaagtTAGCTTCACTTTAGTGCACTTTCTTCACTTCTATCGAGTGAAacttgcttcacttctattagcAATGTTAATAGAAGTGAATCAAGTTTCACTCGGTTGTGTGCTTCActtgtaatttataatataaattattatattatctttaaaaatattctacTTGTTTCCATAATCTCTCTTTAGCTTCCTCTTTCACGGTGATTCAAATCCGGCGCTCTCTCTCACGACGATTCACGATTTCTAACTCTACTTTAAAGTATTTATCTGTAAAAAACTCCATAGCTCGCGAAAATAGTACGTACaacaaaattgttttatttttttcatatttaggaaatCCTACTTCGAGAATGGTAAGCACAATGAAATCGTTATGTTTTGTTCATATTTAGGAATCCTTACTTCGAAAATGTTACGTTCAATGAAAtcgttttattttgtttatatttaggaaaccctacttcAACGAAATCGTTCATATTTAAGAAACCCTACTTtggttttgtatattatttctaCGAAACCCTACTATGATGTTGgaaaaaattcttttataaataacaaaGTCATGTTTTTTAATATGCAGTCAACTAACAACGAAATCCTCCTAGTCACTATAAGAAAAGAATGAATTTTTTACGATCCTGCATTATCTAATGAAGATAATGTACTATTATCTCTACTAACCATTTCATATTATATAACTTTGAATGTAATGACCACATTCTTCtaagataaatataattgtttgacATAGTTCTTGATGGTGAAATTTACTAGCACTTGTGGTGCAAAGGTGTCTAAGTTGTGGAGAGAAAATGTTACTCATGTTATAGTTGTGACTGATGCTAATTTTGCATGCAGTAAAACTTTCAAAGTACTCAAGGCAATATTAAACAGGAGATGGGTCCTTACAATTGATTGTGAATCTCTTAACATGATtcgtttcattttattttcaaatataaaaacttttggaaacaaaataaaaatggtttttGTGCAAggataaaaatatcaataaaatcaaatagTAATGTTGATGAGGAACCATATGAGGTTAAACTAGATAGTCATGGGTGCCATGGTGGCCCTAAAGCTGGAAGACTTCGGtctttgaacaatgtaagtttgatCTAATTCCTCCTCCATATGGACCTTACTTATGAGTTGAAAACTGAAATTGTTGTGTTTTTCAGCTGCCGAATGTATTCG
It encodes the following:
- the LOC124925639 gene encoding protoporphyrinogen oxidase, mitochondrial translates to MSPAAEEDDDRSPAKRVAVVGAGVSGLAAAYKLKAHGLDVTIFESEGQAGGKLKSVSKDGLIWDEGANTMTESDYEVSYLLDNLRGLREKQQFPISHKKRYIVRNRVPVLLPTNPIALMKTHFLSVQSKVQIILEPFLWKKNGSISDRNESVGSFFQRHFGKEVVDYIIDPFVAGTSAGDPDSLSIRHAFPELWDLEKRYGSVIVGAIQSKLSMSNKKGKNNRFRGSFSFMGGMQTLVDTLCKEIGEDEFKFHSKVSELTYGSSNWSVSYSPNQNQMKMNPCFDAVIMTAPLGNLKQMKIVKREKPFLLDFIPDVSYLPLSVIITTFKKANVKRPLEGFGVLIPSKEQENGFKSLGTLFSSMMFPGRAHNDEYLYTTFVGGSRNIELAKASRDELKQIVTDDLRQLLGVEGDPGFVSHRYWREAFPLYGRDYDSVLSAIEKMEKSLPGFFYAGNHKEGLSVAKAICSGIKTADIVISYLDFASNKIIKDV
- the LOC124924432 gene encoding uncharacterized protein LOC124924432 — protein: MRIHSVVEVHDPYFQQKRNARGTEYLRKPNSDDIVKLLQVGEARGFPRMLGSIDCMHWRCKNCPTTWKGMFTGHCHEPTLILKVVVSYNLWIWHAFFGLPGSHNDINVLERSHVFSEITRGKGPSVNYSINGHDYNLGYYLADGIYPPWATFVKAITLPMNRKTKYFTTAQESFRKDVERAFGVLQARFAIVRGPARFYDCATLKKIMLACIIMHNMIVEDERELHPQPDIC